A stretch of Flavobacterium sp. N2270 DNA encodes these proteins:
- a CDS encoding TIGR01777 family oxidoreductase: MKQNKLIIAAGTGFLGQVLVNHFKNKFEEIVILTRGKSETRNNIKYVHWDAKTLTGWETELEKADVLINLAGKSVDCRYTDENKAAILASRIDSTAILNLAVLSCTNPPKHWLNSSTATIYRHSEDKQMTEENGEIGDDFSMNVAKAWEQTFFEVPTKNTLKTALRTSIVLGKKGGAFIPLKRLTQIGFGGKNGSGNQFVSFIHEDDFARAIEFIVEKEMIGTVNVIAPNPVRNKDFMKQLRKEIGIPFGIPLSKTLLKFGAKIIKTEPELVLKSRNVIPKRLLDNGFEFNLGTIEKTLKNLLS; encoded by the coding sequence ATGAAACAAAATAAATTAATCATAGCTGCTGGAACAGGATTTTTAGGACAGGTTTTAGTAAACCATTTCAAAAATAAATTTGAAGAAATTGTAATTCTTACCAGAGGAAAGTCAGAGACCAGAAACAATATTAAATATGTGCATTGGGATGCAAAAACATTAACTGGTTGGGAAACCGAATTAGAAAAAGCTGATGTTTTAATAAATCTTGCAGGAAAATCGGTTGATTGTCGTTATACTGATGAAAACAAGGCGGCCATTTTAGCTTCTCGAATAGACAGCACCGCAATTCTTAACCTAGCTGTACTAAGCTGTACGAATCCACCAAAACATTGGCTAAATTCATCCACAGCAACAATTTACAGACATTCAGAAGACAAACAAATGACAGAAGAAAACGGTGAAATTGGCGATGATTTTTCGATGAATGTTGCCAAAGCTTGGGAACAAACTTTCTTTGAAGTTCCAACCAAAAACACTTTAAAAACTGCATTGCGAACTTCAATAGTATTGGGTAAAAAAGGAGGTGCATTTATCCCTTTAAAAAGACTGACACAAATTGGATTTGGCGGAAAAAATGGAAGCGGAAATCAATTTGTCAGTTTCATCCATGAAGATGACTTTGCAAGAGCAATTGAGTTTATCGTAGAGAAAGAAATGATTGGAACTGTAAATGTAATTGCTCCAAATCCGGTTAGAAATAAAGATTTCATGAAACAATTGAGAAAAGAAATTGGTATTCCGTTCGGCATTCCATTATCAAAAACTTTATTAAAATTTGGGGCTAAAATCATAAAAACAGAACCCGAATTGGTTTTGAAAAGCAGAAATGTAATTCCCAAAAGATTATTGGATAACGGTTTTGAATTTAATCTTGGAACAATTGAAAAAACACTTAAAAATTTATTATCATGA
- a CDS encoding SRPBCC family protein, whose amino-acid sequence MTTIHLITKINAPIETVFNNARDISVHIETASKTNEKAIAGITSGLIELNETETWEGKHFGLILHHQSKITEMKFPYYFTDEMVEGCFKTFKHEHTFTHENGITIMEDKLMYETPFGIFGKLFDKLALNKYLTNFLLERNQSLKMLSENQQ is encoded by the coding sequence ATGACAACTATCCATCTCATCACTAAAATAAATGCACCCATCGAAACTGTTTTTAATAACGCTAGAGACATTAGTGTTCATATTGAAACCGCAAGTAAAACAAATGAAAAGGCAATAGCAGGAATTACTTCTGGTTTAATTGAATTGAACGAAACAGAAACGTGGGAAGGAAAGCATTTTGGATTAATCTTACACCATCAAAGTAAAATTACTGAAATGAAATTCCCATATTATTTTACAGATGAGATGGTAGAAGGTTGTTTCAAAACATTTAAACACGAACACACTTTTACACACGAAAACGGAATTACTATAATGGAAGACAAATTAATGTACGAAACACCTTTTGGAATTTTCGGAAAACTATTTGACAAATTAGCCTTGAATAAATACTTAACAAACTTCCTTTTAGAAAGAAATCAAAGTTTAAAAATGCTGTCCGAAAACCAACAATAA